TAACGGGTGTTTTGAAGAGGTTGTTTTGAGGCGGGGcctctgtagccaggctggcgTCCGGCTTTTGCatccatcctgcctcagcctcccgcgTGCCGAGATTACAGGGAGGAGCCGCCGTATCCGGGTGTAAATTTTAAACTAACCTCAGCCTGTGCGCATCCTTGCGCTGGAGGCTCTGCTTTCTTCGGGCGAGGCGGCGGAAGGGGGTCCCGACGGCGGGAGCCAGGCCTCGCCGCCCTCGCCGCCCAGCCGCAGGAAGCGCCCCCGCTCCCCTCTGCCACCTGCAGAGGTCGCTGCGAGACAGCCCGCCCGGCCTGCGGAGTGTCTGCTCCCTGACGTCGCCAGGAAGAGCCAGAGCCGCCGCGCTATAAATTAGCGTCTTTATTTCCAACACCTGAGCGAGGGAGCCCGCGGCTCGCCCGCCGGGGGAATGAACGTACAAAGTTTCCGTTGCACTACACAGCACGCCGCGGAGATAAATACAGCCCAAGGCTCCGGCTCCGGCCAAGCAGCTCTTATTTACACGAATAGATTACAAAAGTCTCATATAAAAAATAAGTGGTCCTGAaccgtgggggggggggggggcatggtcACACCTGTTAGGCGCGGGACTGGAGCGGCCTCCGCGGGCGGGGGGAGAGGGTGGGTGCCAGGAGGGACCCGGACGTGGGGACCGTGTGGAGTGCGGGCGGAGCTCACCCCTGCGAGGGGCTCTGAGGATCCGCTCTGGCCCACTGAGGGACAGCAAGTGGCCGTTGCTGTGAGTCgcataaagcaaacaaacaaacaaacaaaacccgaCAACAAACACTGCGTCTTTTCCTCGGGGCTGAATGTGGGCACACCTTCTGACCTGCCATTCCCCAGCTTCTGGGTGCTTGGCTTCGAAAGGGGGCTTGGGAGGCGCGTCGTCTAAGCTTCATCTTTTGGCTGGGGACCGAAGGGCACCGTCCCGGGAGAGCGGCCGGCGCCCCTCTGCGGCCTGCCTCTCACAGCGCCTGGTAGATCGGATCGGGGGTGGAGCCTGCGGGGCCCTGAGGGTCGGCGACGGGGGGCGAAGTCTGAACCCCCTGTTCTGCGTCGCTTGGGGAAGCCCCTTCCGGAGGGGCCGGAGGCGACTCTGGCGAGGCGTCGGCCAGGAGCAGCGCAGGAGCCGCGGGGCTGTCGGTGGAGATGCGCTCCACGATGCTCGACAGGCAGTCGAGGCTAGACACCGCCGCGCTCTTCCCGGGCCTGGGCTCTGCGAGAGGAGGGGAAGGTGAGCAACCCAACCCGAGTCTCTCCAAGTCTTCTGCCCCTAGGCACAAGGCTTTGGGGCAGGAGGGAAACTGAGGACCTGCCAGACTgcaaggggaaaggagaggacgGTGCAAGTCGCACTTGCTAGCTCCCTGCTCCAAACACCATCCCAagatgtgcgtgtgcgtgtgtgtgcgtgcatgcgtgtgtctgtgcgtgtctgtgcgtgcgtgtgtgtgcgtgcgtgcgtgtgtctctgtgcgtgtgtgtgcgcgcgtgtgtgtgtgcgtgcgtgtgtctgtgcgtgtgtgtgtgtgtgtgcgtgtgtgtgtgtgcgtgtgtgtgtttgtgtgtgtgtgtgtgtgtagacggGGAGGGAGACTGGGCTGAGCAAGGACGTGCTGGGGTCGGGAGGGCGGGTGGAGGCTGCTGGCGGCTGGGAATACGCACCGCTGGACGCCTGGCTGTAGTAGGCCGTGTCGTAGCCGGGCCGCCGCCGGGGGCCGTTCGCGGGGCCGCTGTAATCCGTCTGCGAACGGCAAGGATACCGAGTCAGCCCGGGCCCGCCCCTCCTCCCTCCCGGCCGGGTGCCGGGCCGCGTCGGCCCCAGGTAGGAGGTGGGAACCCACACTGAAGCTGTGGCATGCAGGGCTAGACTGAGCGTGGACGGCCGCCCGGGAAGGAAACTGCGCTTTGGTAAGGAGGATTTGAGGGGGAAGCGTATCCTGCGTCTACGCAGCACCCCCAACGGGCAGAATCGCAGCTGCCCGCAGTGACAGACGCCAGTGACACCTGGGTCTAAAGGACACCCCCACCTCCAGGGCTTCGGAGACGTGCGGGGATAGCCCAGCACCCCAAGTGCCGCCTGCGCCTGCCCTCCTGGTTCCCGGCCTCACCATGCCGTCAGAGCAGCTGGAGCGCGGGCTGGACGCGTCTGAGTCTCCGCTGTAGTGCTCGCCGCCTGGGCCCGGGGGCAGCGGACCCGGGGCGTAGAAGGCGGCGGCGCCAGGGGGCGCGGTGTCCTGGTCGCGCAGCAGGGCCTGCAGGCCCTCGATGTAGCGGATGGCGTTGCGCAGGATCTCCACCTTGGGCAGCCTCTGGTTCGGGTTGCTGGACGTGCAGCGCTTGAGCGTCTCGAAGGCCTCGTTCACCTTGCTCAGGCGGCGCCGCTCGCGCATGGTGGCGGCCTTGCGGCGGTCGGCGTTGGTGGTCTTGCGCTTGCACGCCTTGCAGGCCCACAGCAGGCAGCGCCCCGCCTGGTGGTGCCCGCTGGGCGCGCGCACATGCTCATCCTCGCGGGCGCCCGGGCCCGGGTGCCCCACAGCGGGGAAGTGTGTGTGCTCCTCTGGCTTCAGCAGGGCCCCCACGTGCATCAGGCGCGGGTCCAGGTCCTCAAAAAAGCGCAGGTCGGGGGAGTCGAAACAGGGATCATCGTAGAAGTCATCGGCTGTGGCAAAGGAGCAGAGAGAGCCGTCGGGGCCTGTCAAGTCGACGTCCCGGAGCGGCGGCGACAGTAGCTCCATATCCCGGCTCCTGGGCTTCTCGGTCCCGCCTCTGGCTCAAACCAAGCCGCCGGAGTCGTCTTAACTTTCTGCCACTCCTGAACCAAGCAGGGCAACGCCAAAGTGCCGAGGGTGGGAACGCACACCCACCGGCTGTCCCCTGCCGCCCCTCCCCGTCCTGTCTCTTCCGAGACTTGGTGAAGACAGCAGTCGCGCCCTGGGGCGTCCTCGCCCCTAGCTTCGCGCCAGGCGCCCGGGACTATATATCCAGGGTGGCCTAAAAGCTTGGGAGCCCGGGAGGGAGGCTGGAGGCGGGGGCGCCCCAAGCCAATAGGAGTGCGGTAGGGCGGAGCTTGGGGTCCCCGGAGTAGCCACTGGGGCCGGGGAGTGCCCCTCCTGCGTCTCTGGGCTGGGGCAGCTGCCTAGCTGGGAAGGAGGGCCGAGAGTGGCAGCCAGAAGCCGTAGCACGTGGCTGTCGGTGCAGCCCGTCCAAGCCTCACCAGG
This is a stretch of genomic DNA from Meriones unguiculatus strain TT.TT164.6M chromosome 1, Bangor_MerUng_6.1, whole genome shotgun sequence. It encodes these proteins:
- the Myod1 gene encoding myoblast determination protein 1 — translated: MELLSPPLRDVDLTGPDGSLCSFATADDFYDDPCFDSPDLRFFEDLDPRLMHVGALLKPEEHTHFPAVGHPGPGAREDEHVRAPSGHHQAGRCLLWACKACKRKTTNADRRKAATMRERRRLSKVNEAFETLKRCTSSNPNQRLPKVEILRNAIRYIEGLQALLRDQDTAPPGAAAFYAPGPLPPGPGGEHYSGDSDASSPRSSCSDGMTDYSGPANGPRRRPGYDTAYYSQASSEPRPGKSAAVSSLDCLSSIVERISTDSPAAPALLLADASPESPPAPPEGASPSDAEQGVQTSPPVADPQGPAGSTPDPIYQAL